The Procambarus clarkii isolate CNS0578487 chromosome 37, FALCON_Pclarkii_2.0, whole genome shotgun sequence nucleotide sequence tacaatttgttattatatatctcaccatgagtcccaagaaagccagtggtaaggataaaggccagaaagctcatgtgaggatgacaatagaggagaaacaagagatcattcgaaagcatgagaacggtacacgtgttgttgatctttgtaggcagtacaacaaagccacatcaacaatatgcactatacttaagaagaaaaataagattatgagtgctaatgtggcaaaaggagtaagaacattaacgacacaaagaccacaaatacttgaagaagtggaaaagttgttattaatttggatacaagacaaggagttgaggggtgatagtgtttcggaggccattatttctgagaaagccagggtgttgcacgaagaccttctaaagaagacccctgcaacgagtgatgcagataagaaagagtttaaggcaagcaggggctggtttgaaaaatttagaaagagaagtggtatccatagtgttacaaggcatggggaggcagccagctcagacaaaccagccgctggacgatttattgacgaatttaaagagtttgcagaggctgagggatacctaccgcaacaagtgtttaattgtgacgaaacaggactgttttggaaaagaatgcctaagaggacatacattaccaaggaagaaaaatccttgcctggacacaagcctatgaaagataggtttacgcttgtgctgtgttcaaatgcgagtggcgatttaaaaattaaacccttgctagtgtatcattctgaaaatccaagggttttcaaacagtataatgtgcagaaaacccgtttgtctgtgatgtggaagtctaataaaaaagcatgggtgactaggcttgttttttcggagtgggtgaatgaagtgctgtgccctgccatagaaaaatatctgcaggagaaacaattgccactcagagccgtgcttctccttgacaatgctcctgctcatcctccaggcttggaagatgatttgatgcctcaatacaataaattcctcagttaaattccttcctcctaacaccactcctctaattcagcctatggaccagaaaatcatagcgaattttaagaaactgtatgaaagggcacttttccggaaatgttttgaagtgactgaagccacaaacctcaccctcaaagagttctggagagagcattttaacatttttagtgctttaaaactcgttgacaaagcctggcaagaagtgactcaaagaaccctgatctctggctggagaaaattgtggcctgaaggtgtgagagaactagactttgaggggtttgagcctataaatgatgcgcctattgttgaggaaattgttagtctaggccagaaaatgggcttggaattggatggtgatgatgtggaggagttggtggaagaacacaacgaagaactgaccaccgaagaactcctagcccttcaacaggaacagcaagccaacacagcagcgaatgattctgcagtggaggaggaggtggtggcaacagcaccagcgaatgtcccttctgcagtaattaagaaggtgtgtcagatgtgggaagagattcaaacaactattgaacacactcacccagacaaagctgtagtaggccgttgtcttaatcttttcaatgacaatgtgatgccttactacagagagagcttgcgaagaagggaaaagcaagcttccatggacaaatATTTcgtgaagaaatcgagcagtgagcctcaaccaggacctagtggcactcaggttaaacgtcccagggagagcacaccagaaaggtcctcactgcctgatgtgattatggaaggggactccccttccaaacagtaactcctctcctcctcccccctcctcaccatcttccatacgcctacagcactcgacagtaaggtaagtaataactggaacatagttttgtaggtttatttagatgaattaggtaaattaggtataaaaatttagtttgatgtggggtttttggggtagtcaggaacggattaattcatttccctttatttcttatggggaaattaacttcggaatgcgagttttcggaaggcgaggcgtctccaggaacggattaaactcgcattctgaggtatgcctgtatatatatatatatatatatatatatatatattaaatatgaccgaaaaagtaagattaataattctaacacgaattttctcaatctttcgtacatttcttttcactgttggaggtaaataaaaaatcaattctccaaaattcatttttatttctagtctgacgcgacacgagcgcgtttcgtaaaacttattacattttcaaagactttagtttacaaatacacaactgaatagaacttacgcatctccgactttgtttatatctacatttgagagaggtggatggggtgaggtggcattaatagggtattaatttcatcaacacaagacagaacacgaaacaatgggtattgaatagaagtgattgtagaaagcctattggtccatatttcttgatgcttctatattggagcggagtcttgaggtgggtagaatatagttgtgcattaattggctgttgattgctggtgttgacttcttgatgtgttgtgcctcgcaaacgtcaagccgcctgctatcgctgtatctatcgatgatttctgtgttgtttactaggatttctctggcgatggtttggttgtgggaagagattatatgttccttaatggagccctgttgcttatgcatcattaaacgcctagaaagagatgttgttgtcttgcctatatactgggttttttggagcttacagtccccaagagggcatttgaaggcatagacgacgttagtctcttttaacccttaaactgcgcatggcgtatatatacgccatgagtaacatgtcccaccgtgcgcatggcgtatatatacgccaaagggtgccaggcacgattcaaacgtCCCGCAGTGTAAAGGGGTCACCCATACCGTAGCCAGGGgcgattgtaaacagacgccattttgaaaaaaaatccagagcaggcctcctttgtttcacaggccttagtggccagacaccatggcgagcgcatcacgACCCAGCGTGCGACCTCGCCCAGCGCTCCGCGCCGCGCAGTCCTTGACCGAAGAcgaaattgcagatgaattgttcAAGGACGTTGATGAGTCTGATATTGACGACTCAGATATAGATGAAGATTATACCCAGCCAGAAGAAATCGAAACAACGGATAGTGAGGGGGAACATGTGGGTGCCACGAGGGTGAGGATGCCTCTCGTGGCTGCtactcaacaccactcaacaccaccccgCGCCCAAGCACGTCGTTCATTTATACCACTGCACGTTTATGATACGATTGACGAGTCTGAAACAAGTGAATCTTTCTCAGGCTTTAGTGATGAAGAGTTGGAGAATAGTGTTACCCCCAGTGCCAGTACAAGTTTCGCCGCATCAGCTgcccgcccagccaagcgccgccgcatgggacaatatggcgacaatgaggaacaaatTCCCTCATGTTCCACATCTTTTTCCTCATCTACCGTTCCTGCCCCTACTGTTACAATgcgtgcttcagctcctggtccccggattcctcgccgtggtgcagttaatggctctcggaaggcagcaggtttgtgtgtgtggagtgatggggaagattttgttccacaaattcccgactttgataacagagatgtgggaattactgatcttttccctgatactggtgacgaaatgtgtgaaatggacttctttactgcatatttcgatgagccgctaatgaaacacattgttcacgaaacgaacagacttGCGGATGATCTCATCGAAGGTGAGGAAGTTTCAGAATTTTCGCGACTACAGCGTTGGAAAGAGACAACTGTTGATGAGATGTATGTGTTTTTCGCAATttgcatgttgatgaaacattgtgtgaaacacgtaatttcagattattggagcaaagacaactctgttccaacaccattgttcgggaaatatatgtcccgagacagatttctgttgatcctacggtgcattcattttgcaaataatgcaGACGAGAGACAGGGTGATAGGCTTTGGAGGGTGAGGCACGTGCTAAATGACCTGATTGGAAAGTTCCGAGattactacgtaccagctcagaagctggttattgatgaatccctggtgcttttcaaaggacgtgctgccttcaagcagtatattccctcaaaacgtcaccgatttggactgaaattctttgtgctctgtgactgtgaatcaggaatggtgttacacatgatacttTATTCAGCCACAAATATAGATATCCCTGCTAATGacgaacatggcttctcaggtagtgtggtgaagtcactgcttgcaccatatctgaacaagggccacatattgtacacagataactattataccagtcccttgctaacgaaattcttgctggataataagactggagtgtgtggaacagtaaagccaaaacgaaaggaaatgcctgtgtttgatactgctatgcaagtaggtgactgcgaggtaagaaaaagtggtgcaatgctttcagtgcggtggaaagacagacgtgaagtgaacgtgttgaccaccattcaccctggtacaatggtagacagtggcaaggtgaacagaacaacaaagcaaataatatacaagccagattgtgtgatggactacaacatcaacatgcgtttagttgataaatgtgacatgatggtgggtgctgtagagtgtgtacgtaaaacagtgaagtggacaaagaaaatgatttttcaccttattgatgtaacaatgctgaacagttacaatgtttcttgtgaagacaggtagaaaaccatatttccgttcgttCAGTTTCCAAGTTGTGAAACAGTTGCTAGGTAAATttggcaaggacacacctggTATACAAAGACCCATTTGAGACCCAGTACtgaaccatgctcctgcacccaggctcgcttacagggaggcctttctgatacatcaaatcaagaaattaccaccaactggagctcgtgcagcaggccagcgtcggtgtgttgtgtgttccagtaccaaattgaggccacagaaacgcaaattggtgttgacatggtgcgaagcgtgtgccgtccctctgtgccatatcgactgtttcgcacagtatcacagtctcctggagtactaaatgtgtaattctttggtaaataaatgtacatatcaagtttatttttgtgtttatattgaaaaaaacccaaatacattgaatatttcctgtaaattataccattttggtgggaatacttgtgacactaatatgtgagcgcttagtgagtttataccatttttattataatacaacgtctattgctaataattggaacaatactagcGAAAAAAATTGGAGTAAAATGACCCaagaatactgtaaataattccgcgaaaataaattcgcggcaactcgggcCGTGCGAGCGGCCGTGAGTGACAGCTGGCTGACGCAGCACCCTTGAGCGCTCACAatctgtgacgtcatcggccaacttctcggctcaattgtgtcattggtatgtataatagaatttttttattatttttcccgtgctcaggagactcaaattaacatgtttagaagacgaaaaaaaatatttgaatttttttttttcttgtgcacaggggtgtaaatgcccatatgacccctgagcagtgtaagggttaaagcgttctgttttgtgtctggagagtttctcatgagtaggctggccgtttttctggttttatagtaaatcgtcagttgtatcctctgatttttgtctgtagggataacgtttctattaacaatatctttcaggaccctttcctccgttttatgagctgtggaaaagaagttcctgtaaaatagtctaatagggggtataggtgttgtgttagttgtctcttcagaggttgcatggcgtttcactttccttcttatgatgtcttcgacgaaaccattggagaagccgttgttgactaggacctgccttaccctacagagttcttcgtcgacttgcttccattctgagctgtggctgagagcacggtcgacatatgcgttaacaacactcctcttgtacctgtctgggcagtcgctgttggcatttaggcacattcctatgttcgtttccttagtgtagactgcagtgtggaaacctccgctcttttccatgactgttacatctagaaagggcagcttcccatccttttccatctcgtaagtgaaacgcagcacggaactctgctcaaatgcatccttcagctcctgcagatgtctg carries:
- the LOC138372110 gene encoding piggyBac transposable element-derived protein 4-like; protein product: MASASRPSVRPRPALRAAQSLTEDEIADELFKDVDESDIDDSDIDEDYTQPEEIETTDSEGEHVGATRVRMPLVAATQHHSTPPRAQARRSFIPLHVYDTIDESETSESFSGFSDEELENSVTPSASTSFAASAARPAKRRRMGQYGDNEEQIPSCSTSFSSSTVPAPTVTMRASAPGPRIPRRGAVNGSRKAADYWSKDNSVPTPLFGKYMSRDRFLLILRCIHFANNADERQGDRLWRVRHVLNDLIGKFRDYYVPAQKLVIDESLRFLTSRTSPTEVRAAILAYLLRDPEYASIKDPSSFRTGSSPPY